Proteins encoded within one genomic window of Hermetia illucens chromosome 2, iHerIll2.2.curated.20191125, whole genome shotgun sequence:
- the LOC119650185 gene encoding uncharacterized protein LOC119650185, producing the protein MASNSHPSSILQLDDNCLYAIMSYLSLPDKLNLAFSDSRFEDCIKRFLRKDIFRISEIRTNFKETQIEAIFREYGHTIKRLYLDITNQKDIIYHQLATVHCSDLEELYCNCSRQSNVAGCSQLITNSSTLKRFKLLSWDFDENIQFDEISLELSKLPNLTSLTLDHSNITGKHLLVLTKLKDLSLRSCWDLDPGHFMEICKSNKLRKLDIVGCRKLNTVAFETLVETQIDLEQISVGNNYEASNFEIVALLKNLRKFSVSLSNFEDVVRYLAALSEHKGGSLEYLFADDLYQIRGFYFGYAPVEERFSEPIKRDILKFRKLKMLHLPCNTFVDDDFLEKLPKCCPELEILENNCPPMITERGVMQLLGESKYLAHIDFTGGVLDFRLYENIYRIIKDRNTVPLKLHTGYTEQIELFLDSMEYKERKQYVEVASESIRSIADSTQKKKRLRTTAANKCPNLIQTENSSLSTSQEISFLEFPDNVSELIVSYLAPVDKLKMLLIDNRYQALVTNSLREAQIDLNEFCRFFTFAETRRILSIYSRYLDKMYFIYKDGKKPFVYLALMESYKKDFIQVDVDSDPENFMEDNIFLFD; encoded by the exons ATGGCTTCTAACTCACATCCCAGTTCCATTCTACAATTGGACGACAATTGCCTGTACGCTATAATGTCCTACCTGAGTTTACCTGACAAACTGAATTTGGCGTTTTCTGATTCCCGATTTGAAGACTGTATAAAGCGTTTCCTTAGAAAGGACATTTTCCGGATATCTGAAATTAGAACCAATTTCAAAGAAACCCAAATTGAAGCCATTTTCCGAGAATATGGACACACGATTAAGCGACTATACCTGGACATTACCAATCAAAAGGACATAATTTATCATCAACTGGCCACTGTCCATTGTAGTGATTTAGAGGAATTATATTGTAACTGTTCCAGACAATCGAATGTAGCTGGTTGCTCCCAACTTATAACAAATTCGAGCACACTTAAAAGATTTAAACTGCTCTCCTGGGACTTTGATGAAAATATCCAGTTTGACGAAATTTCATTGGAGTTATCCAAACTACCCAACCTGACGAGTTTAACTTTAGATCACTCAAATATAACAGGAAAGCACCTCCTAGTTTTGACGAAATTGAAAGATTTAAGCCTAAGAAGCTGCTGGGATTTGGACCCTGGCCATTTCATGGAAATATGCAAATCAAACAAATTACGCAAATTAGATATCGTAGGATGCAGAAAGCTGAATACCGTGGCATTTGAAACCCTCGTGGAAACCCAGATTGatcttgaacagatatcagtcgGCAACAATTACGAGgcttcaaattttgaaattgtcgCGCTACTAAAAAACCTCAGAAAATTTTCTGTGAGTTTGTCCAATTTTGAAGATGTTGTACGCTATCTGGCCGCTTTAAGCGAACATAAAGGTGGATCACTGGAATATCTTTTCGCTGATGACCTGTATCAGATTCGAGGTTTTTATTTCGGTTACGCGCCAGTGGAAGAACGATTTAGTGAACCAATTAAGCGAGACATTCTGAAgtttagaaaattgaaaatgctgCATTTACCATGTAACACGTTCGTAGATGACGATTTTTTAGAAAAGTTGCCAAAATGTTGTCCTGAATTGGAAATCCTTGAAAATAATTGTCCTCCCATGATAACTGAGCGTGGAGTTATGCAATTATTGGGAGAATCGAAGTACTTGGCACATATCGATTTTACTGGAGGCGTCTTGGACTTTAGACTGTATGAAAATATTTATCGAATTATCAAAGACAGGAATACCGTTCCGCTGAAGTTACACACGGGCTATACGGAGCAAATAGAATTGTTTTTGGAT AGTATGGAGTATAAGGAAAGAAAACAATATGTCGAAGTAGCATCAGAAAGTATCAG ATCCATTGCAGATTCCACACAAAAGAAAAAACGCCTCAGGACTACAGCCGCCAACAAATGCCCAAATCTAATTCAAACGGAAAACTCATCACTTTCTACTTCTCAGGAAATTTCATTTCTAGAGTTTCCAGATAACGTCTCTGAGCTAATCGTGTCCTATCTAGCTCCTGTCGATAAGTTGAAAATGTTGTTAATAGATAATCGGTACCAGGCCTTGGTGACCAACAGTTTACGTGAAGCTCAAAtcgatttaaatgaattttgtcGGTTCTTTACGTTTGCTGAAACACGACGAATCCTTTCTATATACTCACGGTATTTAGataaaatgtattttatatatAAAGATGGAAAGAAACCATTTGTATACTTGGCCTTAATGGAATCATACaaaaaagattttattcaaGTTGATGTCGATTCAGATCCTGAGAATTTTATGGAGGATAACATTTTCTTGTTTGACTAG
- the LOC119650026 gene encoding uncharacterized protein LOC119650026, which produces MASNTHPRSILQLDDNCLYAIMSYLSLPDKLNLAFSDSRFEDCIKRFLRKDIFQISEIRTNFKEAQIEAIFREYGHMVKRLYLDITNQKDIIYHHLANVHCRDLEELYCDCSRQAKVCFQLITNSSSLKRFKLLSCYFSENVQFDEISFELSKLPNLTSLTLDHSNITGKHLLVLTKLKDLSLRSCFDLDPGHFMEICKSNKLHTLNIEGCRQLNNVAFETLVETQVDLVEIFVGNDYEASNFDIVALLRNLRKFSVNLSTFEDVVRYLAALSEHKGGSLEYLFARDLHRIRDRYFGYAPVEERFSEPIKRHILKLRKLKILRLPCNTLVDDDFLEKLPKCCPELEIFENNYSSMVTEHAVMQLLKESKQLAHIDCAGDGVLDFRLYDKIYQMIKDRNTVPLKLHITYRDQIDLFLDSMEYKQRKQYVEVLSECIRSIADPTQKRTAAVNKCSNLIPTENSSLSTSQEISFLEFPDNVSELIVSYLAPVDKLKMLLIDNRYQALVTNSLREAQIDLNEFCRVFTFAETRRILSICSRYLDKMYFIYKDGKKPFVYLALMESYKKDFIQVDVDSDPENFMEDNIFLFD; this is translated from the exons ATGGCTTCTAACACACATCCCAGATCCATTTTACAATTGGACGACAATTGCCTGTACGCTATAATGTCCTACCTGAGTTTGCCTGACAAACTGAATTTGGCGTTTTCCGATTCCCGATTTGAAGATTGTATAAAGCGTTTCCTTAGAaaggatatttttcaaatatctgAAATTAGAACCAATTTCAAAGAAGCCCAAATTGAAGCCATTTTCCGAGAATATGGACACATGGTTAAGCGACTATACCTGGACATTACTAACCAAAAGGACATAATTTATCATCACCTGGCAAATGTTCATTGTAGAGATTTAGAGGAATTGTATTGTGATTGTTCCAGGCAAGCGAAGGTTTGCTTCCAACTTATAACAAATTCGAGCTCACTTAAAAGGTTTAAACTGCTCTCCTGTTACTTTAGCGAAAATGTTCAGTTTGacgaaatttcatttgaactTTCCAAATTACCCAATTTGACGAGTTTAACTTTAGATCACTCAAATATAACAGGAAAGCACCTCCTAGTTTTGACGAAATTGAAAGATTTGAGCCTAAGAAGTTGCTTTGATTTGGACCCTGGCCATTTCATGGAAATATGCAAATCGAACAAATTACACACATTAAATATCGAAGGATGCCGCCAGCTGAACAACGTGGCATTTGAAACTCTTGTGGAAACCCAGGTTGATCTCGTGGAGATATTCGTCGGCAACGATTACGAGGCTTCAAATTTTGACATTGTCGCGCTACTAAGAAACCTCAGAaaattttctgtgaatttgTCCACTTTTGAAGATGTTGTACGCTATCTGGCCGCTTTAAGCGAACATAAAGGTGGCTCACTGGAATATCTTTTCGCTAGGGATCTACATCGGATTCGAGATCGATATTTCGGTTACGCGCCAGTGGAAGAACGATTTAGTGAACCAATTAAGCGACACATTCTCAAGCTTAGAAAGTTGAAAATACTACGCCTACCATGTAATACGCTCGTGGATGacgattttttagaaaaattgcCAAAATGTTGTCCTGAATTGgaaatctttgaaaataattattccTCGATGGTAACTGAGCATGCGGTTATGCAGTTGCTGAAAGAATCGAAGCAGTTGGCGCATATCGACTGTGCTGGAGACGGCGTCTTGGACTTTAGATTGTATGATAAAATATACCAAATGATCAAAGATAGGAACACGGTTCCGCTAAAACTACATATTACTTATAGGGATCAAATAGACTTGTTTTTGGAC AGTATGGAGTATAAGCAGAGAAAACAATATGTCGAAGTATTATCAGAATGTATCAg ATCCATTGCAGATCCCACACAAAAGAGGACTGCAGCCGTCAACAAATGCTCAAATCTAATTCCCACGGAAAACTCATCACTTTCTACTTCTCAGGAAATTTCATTTCTAGAGTTTCCAGATAACGTCTCTGAGCTAATCGTGTCCTATCTAGCTCCTGTCGATAAGCTGAAAATGTTGTTAATAGATAATCGGTACCAGGCCTTGGTGACCAACAGTTTACGTGAAGCTCAAAtcgatttaaatgaattttgtcGGGTCTTTACGTTTGCTGAAACACGACGAATCCTTTCTATATGCTCACGGTATTTAGataaaatgtattttatatatAAAGATGGAAAGAAACCATTTGTATACTTGGCCTTAATGGAATCATACaaaaaagattttattcaaGTTGATGTCGATTCAGATCCTGAGAATTTTATGGAGGATAACATTTTCTTGTTTGACTAG